In the genome of Nitrospira sp., the window CGTCCCAACCACGACGGCCCGCCCCCAATCTTGCAACGCTCCGGCTACGATCTCCGACGCACTCGCCGATCCCTCGTTGACGAGAACGATGACCGGGAGATCTTCAAGTTGATCCTTGGATTTCGCGAACCATTCGTCCTTTTTCCCTTCTCGGCTCTTGGTGTACACCACCAGCTTCCCGCTGGGAAGAAATTGCTCGGACACATCGACGGCCGCGGTCAGCAAACCACCAGGGTTGTTTCGTAAATCAAGAATGGTTCCCTGGACCTTCTGCTCCTTGAACTGTCTGATCGCTTTCGAAAGGTCTCGACCGGTCGCTTCCTGGAATTGAGTGAGCCTGACATAGCCGAGGCTGTCGATGACCTTCGATTTCACACTTTCAATCTTGATGGTGTCCCGAACGAGAGTGAACACCAAGGGATCCGCTGTCCCATCCCGTTGAATGGTGAGGTTGACCTTACTGCCTTTCGGCCCTCGCATCTTCTGGACGGCATCCATCAACGTCAGGTCCTTCGTGGTGTCGTCGTTGACTTTAATGATGAAATCGCCGGCTTTGATCCCGGCTCGATGCGCGGGTGTGCCTTCGATCGGCGCGATCACGGCCAGACGGTTGTCCTTCACACCGATTTGAATCCCGACTCCGCCGAATTCTCCCCTGGTTTCGACCTGCATCTCCTTATACATTTCCGGAGTCATGTACGCTGAGTGGGGATCGAGCGTCGACAGCATGCCACGAATGGCCCCTTGGATCAGATCCTTCGGCTTCGTCTCGTCGACATAGTGCTTTTGAACCTGATTCAAGACCTCGGAGAAGGTTTTGAGCTCTTCATAGGTTTCACCGGCGTGACCGGTTCGCTCCCAGCCTTTCCCGATGACGACCCCGCAGAGCAGGGCGAGCGCGATCATCGGTCCGACCACCCAAGACTTCCGCCGCGGCTGCTGTTCCATAAGCTTCACATCCCTTCTTTCATACGTTTTCGGACCCTTCGACCCGATCGACACCGACCATGCACATTTTATCGTTTTGCCAGCCAGTGGAGCGGATCGACCGGCTCGGCCCCTTCACGTAACTCGAAGTATAAAGTATTTTCTCCAATCATGCCCGTGTCGCCGGTCTCTCCGATAGGCTGACCTTCGGCAACCTGTTCACCCGCTTTGGCCAGAATCTTGGACGCGTGCGCATACAGTGAGAAAAACCCGTTGGCGTGATCTAAGATTATAACGAGTCCGTATCCTTTCAACCAGTCTGCATAGACGACGTTTCCAGTCATGACGGCATGGATGAAGCTTCCCTCTTCGGTTCGGATTTCGATGCCTTTGCGCTGGACATAGGTGTTGAACGTCGGGTGTTTCTGACGCCCGAAAAACGATACGACTTTGCCTTCGGCCGGCCAAGGTAGCGTGCCTCTCACTCCATGCGCCAAGGGTGAAGCCGTCGGAGGATGCAAGGCCATGGCACGTCTGCGCGTTTCCAA includes:
- a CDS encoding S41 family peptidase; this translates as MEQQPRRKSWVVGPMIALALLCGVVIGKGWERTGHAGETYEELKTFSEVLNQVQKHYVDETKPKDLIQGAIRGMLSTLDPHSAYMTPEMYKEMQVETRGEFGGVGIQIGVKDNRLAVIAPIEGTPAHRAGIKAGDFIIKVNDDTTKDLTLMDAVQKMRGPKGSKVNLTIQRDGTADPLVFTLVRDTIKIESVKSKVIDSLGYVRLTQFQEATGRDLSKAIRQFKEQKVQGTILDLRNNPGGLLTAAVDVSEQFLPSGKLVVYTKSREGKKDEWFAKSKDQLEDLPVIVLVNEGSASASEIVAGALQDWGRAVVVGTTSFGKGSVQTILALGDGSGLRLTTAKYYTPKGRSIQSTGIIPDIVVKLSLPVLAKAPDGKPAEKDQEGKAVKPPTGKEGSPPTGKSPDEGSPKNGTGPQSLPAEAGGELSLEQDVQLQKAVELLKSWKIFKELKSS